In Lolium rigidum isolate FL_2022 chromosome 7, APGP_CSIRO_Lrig_0.1, whole genome shotgun sequence, the DNA window TGAGCAACGAACTGAGGGGCAGGAAATGATCCGTAGCACGGGAAATGCTGTTAGAACCAATGGCATTCATCATCACAATAACTTTCAGCAACCGCAGCACCGTATGAGAAACGTTTTCACGACATCTGTGTCAGAAGCGTCAAGTAGCTGGACCGGGCGAGAAGGTGGTGTGGTCCCAGTTTGGTCGCCTCCTGCAGCATCAGGCCATTCTGAAACTTATGCAGCTGATGAAGATGATGTTTCTAGTAGGAGTTATTTGGATAGGCATCCTCAGTCGCACCTGATGATGAACTGGAGTCAGCTATCACAGTCATTGTAAGTCACACACACAGTAACTCATTTTTCTCAGTGAACTGCATTGATGTTGCCATGGCATTGCAATTTAGTTAATTTTCAGGATACCGTCGAAGATTAAATTAGTAGTACCTGATGCTAATAAAGTATATCCCTGGAAAAAGGAACACTAAAAAGTATCTTCAAAAAAAGGATGTTTTATCTGTGAAGCAGTATATGCCTAAAATCGTGCAATCATGCCTACAGACACGATCaatatgcatttcaaatttgGTGTCGACCAAAGGTTCTTAAAGCTAAGGAATATAGCCACTAGACCGCCTAGATTAGATCATTATAAAATTTCACTTCCTAAATCAATTGAAATAGGAGACATCATACTTCTTACTTCAGCTTGTGCAAGACCCCTTTTCGTGTTCATAGTATTGGTGGATCTGGAACTTGACAGTTTCTTCTTTTGTACAATTTTTTCAATGCTTAGATCTTATGTTTTGTTTGGTTTGTGTGCAAATCTGCAAATTGTTTGGAAATGTCCAACATTTGGATTCTGTTTGGATGGTTGTGCCAATGTTTTGGCATGAGCATACCCCTTTGCCCTTTCTGACTGCTGGCTCTTGCCAACCTTGCCCAAAGTTTAGGCAACGAAAGCAATGCCACCCAGATTTTTGGTAGCATGTACTGGGGTACCAACCAAACAAACCATTATATGTTTTTTTAGGGAAGGCAACAAACCATTCTATGTTGTTCGAGTACACACCACATATGGATTGACACTACATAAATCCCTTGGATGCCGTTTCAGTATCTGGCAGTGAGTTAGTCATCTGCCTTCAGTTGTTCGGTTGTTCCTTAGCCAACATGATGTTCTCACTATAATGTAACACTGTTGCTGCAACATTGCTGCTTTGCCGTCTGCTATATTGTTACAAACATGCATGGTTCTTATATCCTTGTatgatctgattttttttttcgagaatgatGATCTGATTGATATATGATGAATTTTGAATTGCAGGACAACAGGCAGGGATGTGGAAAATTCAGTGCAGCCAAATTTCATTGGTTAGGGTTTTCCCAGCGTGGGAATTCATATGTAAATTGCCCAACCCTACTGCGCTCGTGTATAGTCTGAGGAGCGTGCAAGGCAGGCATCTTTGGATCTTCCTGAACTTGGACGTGATAATAGTTGTGTAAATCTAATCCTCTAGAACCTATGGCTGTGTGTTATAGCTTTGTTAGAATTTGCCAAAAAGGATCTGTATTATGGATCACACAATGAGGGTTTTGTAGGGGGCTGATACATGACTATAACTGTAAATCCCCTGTGTGATTGGCGATCTTTGGTTACTCTACTCTGTCAGTTGCATTACTGAAATGGTTTTGTATATGTTGACCTGACCTTCTACAGCTGCAAGACGCGGATTATTTTTGCACGCACCAGTTTTCATGATGTCAAGCTCCAAAGCGGTAAGAGTACCATGATGACATGTGatgagagcatctctagtagagcccGAAAAAACGCAAACTGAAAACGCCGAGTTCAGTGCACCGAAAACGCAAGTTCTGTCGAAATTCGCAGTGGCGCGGAATAGAAACCGTATAATGGAACTGAACTCAGGAATTCGAAATGGCGCGGGTAAAATTTAGCGATGATCATAGTTCTAGATGACatagatgctccgattgagcGTACATACGTACATAGTTCTTGAAATTAAAAACTTAATTACTGGTACACCGGCAAGCGCAATCTAGctaagcaaaatgcggcctatATGACCTatggcgcgcggcggtgccggtgctggcggaGATGGTCGGCGGTGTGGAAGATCTTCACGCGTCGTccttgtcaagctcgactatttcgagcttgacgcggcggacgcgggCTTCCCGGCGGGCCGCCTTGTACTCCCTGACCTAGCGGACGGCGTCGGCTTCCTCCCGGCGGAAGCGGCTGCCGAGCCTCCGCGTCGGCCCGATCGCCTTCGCCCGAgcgaggacggcctcctcctcgtcgctgccgtggacgtagtccccggcGGAGATGGTCGGCGAGCGCGCGGGGATGAGGTCGACCTCCTCCTCGCTCTCCGCCACGGGCAGCCGCGGTGCGCGGCTCGActggccggaggaggagccctCGCCGGCGGGGCCGTAGCGAGCGAGCGAGCTTCCCtggggggcgtgagcccccagttcgtccaccggcgaGTGCTCCTCTTCCGAGCGCCCTCGCTCTTGTTCCACTTCCGCCGCTCCGCGTCGGTGCGGAAGACAGGCGGATGCGGCGGtgagtcgccgccgcccaatcccgcggcacggccgccggatcctccacggGAAGCCATCGCGGGGCGGCGGGCTTCGGATCGGTTGCTCGTGCTACGTGGATTGCTTGTCGGAGCTGGCGactagcggcggcggagggagaggaacggcggaagggagtagggtttgcgaaccgaactcccctccgcgaactcttttaatacggggcgtccgctcgatttctcgggcccctgaacttcgTTTACGGGCCGGCCCATGTATTCGGGCGCTGATCTGCGCGCGTTTCGCCCGAACCCGCAAATCCACCGGAAAAATTCAGTTCCGGCGGAATTTACGGTAGAGATGCTCTGAAGACAGGTGGGCGATGAATACATACGGTCGAGACACAACACACAAGCATCAGTGAGGAGGCTACTAGATCAATATTCTCCACTAAATATTTCTACCTTTGGAATTTGGAAGTTAGGACCGCTGGAAGCCTGGAACTAGCCTGGTGCTGTATCCAGTTAGCTGTGTGCTGCAGAAACAAGTGTGGCGTTCATACTGTCTGACAGGGATGCCATGTCGTTTGTTTTTCCTGCAGAAGGCTGTACTAGCCTCTCAAGCATTGCGAGTACCTCTCAAGTATTGCAAGTATTTACTTTTATCTTAGCGGCAAGTTACTTAATGAAACAAAGGTAGATTTCCTATGATTTTACTTTTGCCTCCAGCGGGCCAATCAATGGGGCAATACATAAGATATCATGGACTCAAAGCAAACTGTAACTATCCACGAAATCAAACATCGTCTAGACAAGTTCAGAATAAACATTCAACACAATTCTAAGTGAGCATATCATTCCCAGGCCCCTCCCATGTAGGCATTGCTACTACATCAGAAGTTAAGAACTAGGAAATGGCTACATCTGTATCAAAAATTCAAAGCTAGAATAAAATATACAGAAGCCAATTATCAATGTTACATTCTTTGGTTGGGGCATACTCGATGGCTTGCGCCTTATTTCAAGGATGGGAGCAAAGTTCCAATTTCCGCTGTACACTAAAACCACCAAAAATCTGGCCTCCTCAGGTTCATACTCAAGTCTCTGAGATCAACAATTTTCCATGGAGGTAATGAAATAGCTGTGTACATACAACAGTTGAACTCGCATGctccaaagaaaaagaagaggaagagggaaggCGAAGAAAATCAACCTAACTCTTCCCACCAAGGCCCTCGTAAAACAAGATGTATCCATGATCTGTGTTGCCTGAGTACTCGTGCGAGGAACCGAAGAATGTTTGCAGGGTCGACTCTTCAACCATCTCCACGTTTTCATCATCGAAGAACAACCAGTGGTTGTGGCTTTTAACAAGGCTGACGTAATGGCCATGGTTGGGACCGCTCCCAACATGGACAACGACAGCAAAGAGAGAGTACTCAGTATCTACATCATCAGATGTACTACCTATCTTCAGCTCCATGGGGAATACAACCCGATATGAAAGCTTCTTATACCGGCCAAGCTGCTCAATATACTTAAAGCGCTTTAGGTGGATCACCAATATTTGGGGAGCCTTCTTGATCTTCATTCTCTTCTGTGCTTCTTGCAAACTGGAACAATCAAGTTCAGTAAATTAAGTTAAGCTGATGTTTCCTCCCATGGTAGCTACGAAATtcttcttttctgtttctgttaAACTAGGTTTTCACACGGATGAAGGAAAAGAGTCATCTCAGGCCTTTATGATGTAGCCCACATATACCAGAAAAAAGCATACTCGAGGAATAAAATGGTAGAAACACAAATCGATATATCAAAGCAAGCCATATTACCATAAGTCATGCCTCCATTCTGCCGATAAGAAAAGCAGTAGAAAAGAAATATAGTATATACCTGCAGCATTTGTCACAGAAGAATTTGTCCTCAGCATTTAAAGTCTCTGTGGAGCTGAAATTTTTCAGGCAGCTTGTAATGGAACTATTCTGCTCAATGTCAACACTCAGATCAAAAAATGTTTCGTCCCTCGCAGTTACTGTCTCACATCTCAAGCATCTAGTTTCATTGGTCAGTATGCCCTGTGTAGGTTGTCATAAGTACATAAAGATAACAAATATATTGGATGCTGAAGGGAGGTATACATAATTTCTGGGTTGATTCAGTCACCTGAAAATTCTTATGGACCAAGGTAACCGGTGGCTCTTTCTTAACTCCATTGGCCAGAGGGTGAACTACACCATTTGGAACTTTTTCAGGAGATGAGGACTGGGGTGATTCCTTCGCAGCACTAGACTCTTTCTCCAGAATATCAACAAGCTCATTCAACAGAAAATTTAAGAACTCATGTGCATCCTACAGAACAATCGTGGACAAATATGTTACTCAAGTGAGCAGCCAGGATATTATCAGGTTTTGTGCAAAACTGGAGGGGTTTTTTAGACTAATGCAAAATTGGAAGTTAGCCACAAAGAGAAGGCTATGAATCAATTCTATCTAGTTTATCACCTTGCCTACACATGTGTCTTAAGGTTGATCCATCGAATTCATTCCAAAATATTGCTTGGTTATGTATTCTTCAATACTACCAAATGTCAGGTTCGAAGATTTTTTCTAAGAAACTGTTTTGGAAGCTAGCACGGTTACACTAAAGCAACACAGCAGATAAATGCATGGACATGAGAGGACAAACACTACTACACTCTATGAAATGGCTGAAGTTGCTGTCACGAAATAACAAAAATTATTATACAGAAACTGCTCTCACTTGGATACAATAACTGGTTTTAACACTGAATATATATTACAAAGGTTGCCTTATGTTGCATCAATCAGGTCACAGTGAGGATATCATGGCTCAACCAAAAACATGTACTGTTATGATGTGTCAAGTTACCTGGTGCATGTAGCTTCGAAACAACTCGTTCTGTTTCTTCACTCTTTGGACAAAACGTTTTGGAGCAATAACACCTGTCTTTTTCTTGGATTGGCTTACCTACATGATATATTATAAGCTAGCATTTCTTTAGTGAAATATAACAAACTGTCATTAATTTATTACCAACGGAAATATCCTGCTATATATTCATGTTACATAAACATTGCGGTAAAACTAACATTGATGTGCGGGGATTCAGTGTAATAATGAAGTAATGGCTAAGACACCCTGCGATGTTTGATTTACAACTTCATAGGAAGGATCTTAGCCCCTATAGGTGTTCATTACTCCAAGGAACACAGTCAAGTAACTAGAGAGCGGGAAGCCAAAATAAGCAATATAGATTGCATAAGACTGAATATGCAGATTCAATTTTCAAACTTTCATTCATTCCAAGTCAAAGTCGTTGCATGCTCAAACACAACTACATATCAGATACTAATAGGTCAAATTATCTCTTTCCAACTTTACCTGCATGAAAAGATCCGCCAAGCAAGTCAAAAGATTTTCCTCTGCATCTCCAGGATTTTTATTGTTCGTATAATACTCCAGTAATTGTTCCCTGAATGGAGTGCAAAAATAAAGTGCCTGAAACAAAAGTATAGGAAGGTTTATGTAAACAATGCACTTACAGATGTGTTAGAACAATCAACTGCACAGGCATGACAAACAAATTCATGTGATAAGAGCAGGACATAATAAACCATCTATCACAAAAAGAAACAGAACTAAACCAGGCTTTGGTATGTCATAAGAAAGATAACATTATTAGATTATAATTTACAAACAGTTCAAACCTACCTGAAAAGCTAAAGTAACACATTGTCAAAGTTGATCCTAGCCAGACACCATTACATTTAAATTACAGCATTCTGCACTAACAGCATCATGGATACGCGGCTCATGCTAAGCTGGTATATGTATGAATAGACGAATATACAAAAGAAATTTCTTTCCAAGCACGAAAAAGCATTAAACAAGACTAGTTTTACTCCTGGATCTACTCTATGTCATGGAGAATGGGGATAATAATAGATGAAAAAATATAGTCCAGCCTACCTCACACCTGCAATATCAGAAGTACCTATCTATTTTATGCTGAACATGGCTAGAAAATTCTCCAGTGATGAAAAGTGACTTTAAGTGTATTCATGGTGGAATAGCAGTATATAAACAAAAGGCAAGTGCACCTCATTGCTGAACAACAGGACTGCTAGGCGTGTCACATATAATAAAAATTGGAATAATAATCTGCGGCCTAGAGAAACATCTCTTGTGCGAAGTTAAAACTAAATGTAGATAGCTAATTCTTGCAATAGTGTACCATGGTATAACAGGCCCTCGCCATTTCAGGGAGTCAACCGATATTTACTACACATGACACTAAATTATTGCAATATATTCTATCATGATACAACACAGCTTCACCAGTTTATTGTGCCCTCTGTTTCCTACGATACAGTACATGATATAAGACAATAACAGGCCCTCTCTGTATCAATGGGCTGGTGGCGGAGCTtgaaagaaatatcaggacgggcCAACTAAAAGAGatcacagattttttttttggttgacTAGGAATTTTGGGAAATTTGAGTGAAAAAAATCATGCTATCAAATCACCAACAAAATTTtaggagaaaggaaaaaaaatgcaCCTGCTAGCCTAGCGATACAGGATCTTTTCAACTGACCAACAAAGCTACCTATTACTAGTTattgagaaaaaaaaaattggagaaagaaaaaaaatcacctGCTAGCCTAGAGTAGCTACCTAGAAAAACCAATGAAGCGGTCAGAGCTACATGCTGTtctcttgtctattttccttcttactTATTGGGCTTCTCCCCATTACCCAGGAGCTCTCAGTGCTGTTGCCAGTCTCTAGTCTGGGTCACCGCTGCTCGCCCTGTTTGCATGGTGGCTACCCTGGGCTTGCTAATGCTATTAGATTGGGCCAGCGATTCATGGTATACAGCGTATTTCTGTGAAAATCCTGGGTGGGCCACAGCCCAGTTCGACCCTAACGTAGCTCCGCCAGTGCTGGCCGCTATTTACTTCACAAGACAGTGAACTAGTGCAATATCATCTCAAACTACAATACGGCTTCAATAGTTCACTAGTCTGCCATTTCTTAGTTAATAATTACAATGCAAAACAGCACGATTAGAAATTTCAATGACAGACAAAATGACAAACCTTGAATTATATAACACAAACATTCTGAAGTGCATAAACAGCCGCGAACATTATAAAATGAGTTGTGGTTTCTGTTTTCACTGCCAACTCCTAAGGACACAATGTTTTCACTCAGGGagaaccataaaatatatttttgtcTTTGTACAATCGCTGGTTTCAGCCGGCGGATGCAACATCTAGTGACCGAAATGAACTAAAATGAAAAACAAATGAACCAAAATGGAAAACTGAGAGAGGTACATATCGCTTGACTAGATACTCAAAACTTTCTTCCAGAATGACAGAGCTGGTGTTGGTGACCTGAGCTCTATTAGGAGTTTTGGAGTACAAAATAGACAGGTTATCGGGGCGAATCATCGAATTGGAAATGACAGACAAACAAGTTGATGCTCCGAATTTGAACAAATAAAGAGGCATAATGACAGACCGCTAAATTACAGTTAATCTTGCTGCGAGGCTTTAATCGTTCAGAAAAAGTCTTTAAGATAAACTGATAAAGGCATCAATTTCCAATATTAAGCTGCCATGTCTAAATTTATTGTGCAACAAGCATATTAATATACTACAAAACAAATGTTTGATTAGGTAGATGTTGGAAGTATCGATGTATCATATGCAAGGGAACGTGACAGTGTGATCCTAACCAAACATCTAACCTGCATAACGAAAAATGCATCCATGTGTTGCATAGCTCAGAACAGTTTGTATAATTGCATCATATGTATGCCACAGTATACCAACACAACCTTGAATCTAGTGGGCATTCTACTATATACAAACATAACAAAGAGCATATtcacgtcaaccgcaagcaaacaAAGGTGTCTCTAAGGCTAGCAAGCATGCCACCTAATCGAACCACTTACATATGTACACTTTGCAGATAACAGCATGCAAGGCGCAACAAACTACATGTTTCCGGGACAGGGTATGCAGACCTGTAGTACACTGTTGCAGTAACAGGTGTTGCCGAAGTTCTCGAGTCCGAAGTATCGCTCGCCTTCCGGGAACTGGTCGCCGAGTGCCTTCTCGAGCTTGGAGCCGCTGGCTCCCATGACCATCCACCGGTCCCACCACCCGGTGGCGGCTCCGGTGAGGTACCGGAAACCCGACCCGAGCCCGGAGCGGCTCCTCTCGGCCGCCGAGGAGGCCAGGGCGGATCTAGATGGTGCCCGCGCCCAAAATTTTAGTATGGGTTAAGTAATCAGCGGATGGAAGGAAGCTCGTGCGTACCTCAAGAACCGATGTTCCGATGTGCGGGCGGGGTAGAGTCAGCAGGGACGGGATGAGGCAGAACGGGGGAGGCGATGGCGGCGAAGCGCGTGAGAGGCGAAGGGGTTTGGGGCGTGAGgtgtcggcggcgacggcgacgctaaGCTCCGGCCGGGGGGGCAAGCTCtagggcacggcggcggtggcgtatCGGAGAGATTGTGGAGACTGGTTGGGTTTGGATTGGAGCTTGGGTAGGTCAGAGCGTGAGAGCAGCGTGGGAGAGGACTGgatcggggaagaagaagaggaaaggtACGGGATGGTGGTGGAGAGAAAAAGTCCGGCTGCGGGATGTGTTTGGATGGCTCGGATCGGTCGCTGCCATCATTGGTGGTAGATGAGGGGCGTGCACAAACACCATAGATTTGACCCTACACCCGAGTATATACATCCTCAAACAAGTGTATTTCTAGTTATTTGTCTTAAGTTGAAGTTTTAAAAATTGATCAGCTTTATAATTACGATTAATAACAACATATGCAtgttatttttcgataaagggaatatattaatatcaaaagataccaattacactcagcctctgcaacaacgcaccagtctaatggcagtacggatgcacacagctaaaaaggagaaaagaaaactaagaaataaaagtcccgccacAGTACTCAGGCCCAAAGAACAgcagtacatccaccaccaagacaacacctgaaatacagactccaaAAGCGACACCTCCAAAAAGGGAACAAAGGCACCAGCGCCATCGttgtccgatcaaagatcttaggttttcaccctgaagatagtccccgctctcaaaacaatgcctccaacaaggtcattgccaggcacaaccagttcaggccagaccttgggttttcaccctgaaaggtaggactctgaacttcacatgtgttgtcgcccccactttcataccactgttgcgaatcccggaacaccaagcaagctcctcaacatcgcgaagactttaaccttctttagctaatcccccaatcccgccttcatgatattctctgcttctgacttcaccatggaccaaaagtctATTGAtgccaacacagaacagagcttcatgccgctccctccggaaccaaacggtcggaataaaagcatgggtgcgtgtGAGCGAATACCACCCAATCAtgtgaactccaggcaaaagatgcactgttacattcgcgaaTACCACCCAATCAtgtgaactccaggcaaaagatgcactgttacattcgctgtcgaagccttccggaactcatcactccggctagatgaagaaagatcggcatccggaacgtcttcatcttcgcgaaaaaagaaccctaggaccaccaccatggAAGCCGGAACggccggcccccacgccgccgccatggctgggaaccacggtccatcttcctcctccaacccggccGGTGGAGGCCAGCAGCCATCGGGATAGCGACTACGCACGCCCACGACACGGAGACGGCCGGCTGCTTCCCGCCAGGAAAGCCTGGCCGAGCCTCAATGCCGCCGCCTCGCGACCATGTACCTTGCCACCGCTGCccgatcccgctgccgcccttcCTCCCCGCCAAGATCCGCCACACCACCGCTTCCCCGCCATGATCCGGGTGATGTATCCAaagccaccaccaccagaccCGCCGCCCACCTTCGCCGCCCATGAAGGACCTcgcctgtcgtcgtggtgaacgagcagatgccataggatggcttaagttggggccgaatggacgtatgaggattcgggggagggtttgcgattagatgggaagaacttccggatgctctcctcaagaacacaaccaaaggcaggtatgcaagaagagagacaagaggaagaactctttactagatcgctagcttcgttgatctcaacatggttacaagtttttcagtacacagatctctctacggtctcgctacgtgcccgtgaagaagggctgccccctctccttatataggggagagggtggcttacaaggcaagaaaccctaatggcatctttgactggacaaactactttacaaagctactttaatcatagccgACACCGgattcctctttaatcaggggcgctgacgtcctccggcttctttgaccgtcactcttctctttatcgtcagcccttcgtcaaaagctactttgcttagctcatctttgtcttctagctcgggagagaatctttgaccggtcccgccgacaagcccttccttccggtggcccggcaCCTTTTCTACTCGGTTCCGGTATCcccttatgaggataccggcttagcctgttcagccaaacgcctatcttagactccggtatgaatatctaaccggtatcctgatggctcaaaccatccggcttggcatgcctttggcataccgggggtcatccccccaacattagtccccgaagctggtatagtctgacggatcctatccaacagaccatgccaggttcttatgtCTGTGATACCGGTTTGATTCATCCGGCTGTCACGCTCGGatcccggcatctttgcccggatcctCCTCATCTTTTCTTTGCAAGTCATACCTCGGTATCTTATCTTCCGGTATCTTAACCATTAaacgcttcctcggcgaagtcgagaatatctcggcccCACGCCCGACGGAGACATGCGCACCGTGATCGACGCGCCGTTGTCGCTTGtcatttcgcttcgactcccgcgcgctcatttaatgcaccgcagcggatcccactagccgttccAGCATCTCTGTGTGCCCCCGTGTGGCCTTATGTTTTTTCGCGTGTATCCCTtcgacacgtggcggcccatggtgcAAACCGCcttgggccgcgaggcgaaccgccgcggcccagcggtttccagcccacttccctccttctttataagcgcaaccgccgttcctctttcatcttcttcgcattctccacttccccGCGCGCGAGTTCATCGCCTCCGTGCCTTTGCCATTCTCCGTCGCCGCCGCTTGTTCGAGCCCGTCGCCCGGCGAACTTACTTCCTTCGTTCCGCCGGACCTCGCCGCGCAGAGATCCTTTGCTGCAACTTCACCGCGCCCGCAGCATTTGTGTTTCCTCAAGCTGttcttcgcctcgccgtcgccggacttCCTCGCCGGCCCCAGGCTCGCCGCTCCTACCGCGCCGGATGCTTCCGCGCCGGTCTTTATTCCTCCTCCTGaggccacgccgacaccgccgcccagcCAAGGATCTTCCGTGGCCAAGCAGCCGGTGCCGTCcaagacccccaagatcaccactTATCTAAAGCCCGGGCTTCCCGCGGCAAGGCCGTGGAGGGCGGCACCTCTCGGTGGTTCGTGAGATGTGGTGCCGCACGTCAgccccgccgcgctcgccgcacagacaagcccaccggcctcctAGGT includes these proteins:
- the LOC124673614 gene encoding ubiquitin carboxyl-terminal hydrolase 4-like — protein: MVMGASGSKLEKALGDQFPEGERYFGLENFGNTCYCNSVLQALYFCTPFREQLLEYYTNNKNPGDAEENLLTCLADLFMQVSQSKKKTGVIAPKRFVQRVKKQNELFRSYMHQDAHEFLNFLLNELVDILEKESSAAKESPQSSSPEKVPNGVVHPLANGVKKEPPVTLVHKNFQGILTNETRCLRCETVTARDETFFDLSVDIEQNSSITSCLKNFSSTETLNAEDKFFCDKCCSLQEAQKRMKIKKAPQILVIHLKRFKYIEQLGRYKKLSYRVVFPMELKIGSTSDDVDTEYSLFAVVVHVGSGPNHGHYVSLVKSHNHWLFFDDENVEMVEESTLQTFFGSSHEYSGNTDHGYILFYEGLGGKS